The Montipora foliosa isolate CH-2021 chromosome 1, ASM3666993v2, whole genome shotgun sequence genome has a window encoding:
- the LOC138002481 gene encoding myb/SANT-like DNA-binding domain-containing protein 4, translated as MAERVESGNEGEVTDESKARKRKPNFSVNEISVITENVKNHLAVIQSKLTNNITNRKKNEVWQEITDAVNAVGTAGRTLAEVKDKWKNLHSTAKKEFATFRRETKKTGGGPAPKPPSVSSEKIIEVFEDTPAFSGLNGFEAGSEAATPSENASTISCNFDREVEDGEVAVVKERKRRKVNCSQDDVLRMQYECLSFKRENLLLKKKKLELQVYLLQRQVDE; from the exons atggcgGAAAGAGTGGAAAGTGGAAATGAAGGAGAAGTTACAGATGAATCgaaagcaagaaaaagaaagccgAATTTTTCTGTGAACGAAATTTCTGTAATAacggaaaatgttaaaaatcacCTTGCAGTTATCCAGTCCAAATTAACGAACAACATAACCAATCGAAAAAAGAACGAAGTTTGGCAAGAAATAACTGATGCTGTGAATGCGGTGGGGACGGCAGGGCGAACGTTAGCTGAAGTGAAGGACAAGTGGAAAAATTTGCACAGCACCGCGAAGAAAGAATTTGCAACTTTCAggagagaaacaaaaaaaactggAGGTGGGCCAGCGCCAAAGCCCCCAAGCGTGTCCAGTGAGAAAATTATTGAAGTTTTCGAGGACACACCCGCTTTCAGCGGCTTGAATGGGTTTGAAGCAG GGTCAGAAGCAGCAACTCCCAGCGAAAATGCTTCTACGATCAGCTGCAATTTCGATCGTGAGGTTGAAGATGGGGAGGTTGCTGTAGTGAAGGAAAGGAAGAGGAGAAAAGTGAATTGCTCTCAAGATGACGTACTAAGAATGCAGTACGAATGTCTTTCGTTTAAAAGAGAAAATCTCTtacttaagaaaaaaaagctaGAACTTCAAGTGTATCTTTTGCAGCGTCAGGTTGATGAGtga